Part of the Candidatus Krumholzibacteriota bacterium genome is shown below.
TAATTCCATATTTTGAGAAGCTGGCGAAAGAAGGGGAAGAAGGCAGAAAGAAGATAACCCAGTATACACGTTACGGAACGGTGCTTCTTGCCATGGTTCAGTCGATAGGTATTTCATATTTTCTATTGAGCATGAATCCGGGCGGAGGTTCAGTTGTTACGATGTCACCGCTTGCTTTTAGAATCCTTACTGTTATTACAATGACAGCGGGTACAATCTTTATTATGTGGCTTGGAGAACAGATATCCGAGCGCGGTATCGGTAACGGGATATCTCTTATAATTATGGTAGGTATTCTCGCCCGTTATCCCGGCAACTTCCTAAATACTTGGAGAGCTATAAAGCTGGGGCAGATTACTCCCTTCAGGATGGTGTTCTTCGCGGTTATAATGGTTGCCGTCGTCGCGGCAGTAATTCTGATTACTCAGGGGCAGAGAAGAATACCTGTTCAGTATGCCAAGAGAATAGTGGGTAACAAGGTATATGGCGGCAGGTCTCAATATATCCCCCTTAGAGTTAATACTGCCGGAGTAATCCCGATTATTTTTGCCCAGTCGATCATGATGTTTCCAAGTACAATAGCGATGTTCTTCAAAGGGAGCACAATAATATCCGGAATTCAGGCGATTCTGGCCCCCGGGTCCTGGCTATATATTCTGCTCTACGCGATAATTATTATCTTTTTCACTTATTTCTATACGGCTATTATTCTAAATCCCACTGATATGGCCGAAAATATGAAGAAATACGGAGGATTTATTCCCGGAATAAGACCCGGTAAAAGAACCAGTGATTATATTGACAGGATATTAACGCGCGTAACATTGCCCGGGGCTATTTTCCTGGCTTTTATCGCCGTACTTCCCGATATTCTGATGAGAAGAGGAGGACTGCCTTTCTACTTCGGAGGTACGGGACTTCTTATTATCGTGGGAGTTATGCTGGACACTTTAAAGCAGGTAGAGACACATTTGTTAATGAGGCATTACGATGGCTTCATGAAAAAAGGCCATCTTAGAGGAAGACGATAGAATGCTTCATCAGACGGAGTTCAATATGGCGACGATACGTACGGAAGAAATTGAATTTTCCCGTTCATATGAAAATTAAAGAAAGGTTTTTTCAATTGGCAGAGAATCTTATTATATTAGGTCCTCCCGGAGCGGGTAAGGGAACCCAGGCCGTGAGGATAGCCGACAGGTTGGGGATTCAGCATATTTCTACGGGTGATCTCCTGCGTGAAGCTGTCTCGGAGGGCACCGAACTTGGCAATAAGGCTAAAGATTTTATGAATAAAGGGCTGCTTGTGCCTGATGAAGTTATTCTCGGGATGATTTCCGACAGATTGAGCGGAGATGCCTCCGGCGGATGGATTCTCGACGGTTTTCCAAGGACCTTAGCTCAGGCTGAAGCGCTCTCCTCGCTGCTCGAAGAAAAGGGAGTTGAACTCGGAAGAGTGATTTTGATAGATGTTGACCCGGAACTTCTTATCAAGCGTTTGACCGGTAGAAGGGTATGTGACTCTTGCGGAGCGGTTTATAATACCGCTGAGTTGGGTAAAGATACGAAAAAGTGCGAGAAGTGTGGAGGAACGCTTATAACCAGAGATGACGACACCGAAGAGACAGTACGGCAGAGACTCGAAGTTTACAGCAAGCAAACCTCGCCCGTCATTGATTATTACGACGAAACCGGATTGTTGGTTTCGATCGACGGAAGTTCGAGTATAGAAGATATAACTTCGGAAATTATGGAGGAATTAGATTGATACCTCTAAAGACAGATTCCGAAGTCGATTTGATGAGAGAGAGCTCCAAGATCCTTCGGGAAGCCTTGTTGACCGTTGGCGCGCTGGTAGAACCCGGTATTACGACAGCCAAATTGGATAGGGTCGCGGAAGAGTTTATAAGATCGAATGGTGGAGAACCTGGGTTTAAGGGTTATCAGGGGTTCCCGGCAACAATTTGCGCTTCTGTGAATTCAGAGGTTGTGCACGGCATCCCGGGTCCCAGAGAACTTAAGGAAGGGGATATAATAGGAATAGACTGTGGAGTGATTAAGGATGGGTATTATTCAGATTCAACACGGAGTTTCGCCGTTGGCCGGATCAGCCCCGAGGCGGAGAGATTAATGAAAACTACAAAAGAGGCTCTTGAAATCGGCGTCGATAAAGTAAGACCCGGCAATCATATATCGGATATATCGCACGCTATTCAGACGCACGCGGAAGAAAATGGATACAGCGTTGTAAAACAACTCACAGGCCACGGTGTCGGGAGAGAGCTTCACGAGAACCCTCAAATTCCTAATTTCGGGCCTCCGGGAAAAGGTCCCGTCATCAAAACGGGAATGGTTTTCGCCATCGAACCGATGCTTAACGAAGGAACTGAGGATATAATGACTTTGAAGGACGGCTGGACAATTGTTACCAGGGACGGAAGCTTGTCCTGCCATTTCGAAGATACAGTTGTCGCGACAGATGATAAACCCGAAGTTTTAACGAAGTAGAGATTTTTGCTTTAAGTTTGAAAGAGGATTCAGGAAGAAGATAAAAATGGTCAAACAGGAAGGAATACCGGTAGAGGGAACTGTAATAGAAGCTTTGCCGAATGCTATCTTCAGAGTTGAACTGGAGAATGAGCACGTTGTTCTCGCTCATGTTTCGGGAAAGATGAGAATGAATTTTATCAGGATTCTCCCGGGTGACAAGGTGGCACTGGAGCTTAGTGCGTATGACCTTGGACGAGGCAGGATTGTGTACCGGTATAAATAGTAATTTGTTATTTTTTGTATTTTCGCCGAGGCATAAACGGAGAAGAAAAAATGAAGGTAAGAAGTTCAGTAAAGAAAATGTGTCCGAATTGTAAAGTTATAAGACGCAGGGGTATCCTGAGAGTTATTTGCAGGGACCCTAAGCATAAGCAGCGTCAGGGGTAAAGGGAAAAACCTTGGAGAGTGAAAGGAGTATTTTGTGGCGCGTATAGCCGGAGTTGATATACCGGACGATAAACATATTGGAATTGCTTTAACTTATATTCACGGAATTGGCAACTCGAGCGCGAAGAAGATTCTGGAAGATGCCGGTATCGCCTTTGATGTAAAAACTAAGGATCTAAGAGAGGATCAGACAGTTAAGATAAGGGATATCATTGAAGATGAATATAAGGTTGAGGGCGCTTTGCGAAGTGATGTTACTCGCGGAATTAAACGATTAATGGACATTGGGGCGTATCGCGGACTCAGGCACAGAGCGGGTTTGCCCGTTAACGGCCAGAGAACGCACACTAACGCCCGCACGCGTAAAGGCCCCCGTCATCGTCCGGGCGCTAAAAGAAAGTAATCTATTTATAGATAATATCATTCGAGGAAGGAGGTTGTCAGTTGGCCAAACCTGGAAAGAAGGGCAAGAAACAGCAGAAGGTGAAAAAGAAGAAAAGAAAGGTAGATGCAGCGGGAATCGCGCATATTAAATCTACATTTAATAATACAATAATAACTATTACGAATTATGACGGAGCTGTTATTAAATGGTCGAGTCCGGGCAAACTCGGCTTTAAAGGATCACGAAAAAGTACGGCGTTTGCCGCGCAGCAGACCGCTCAGGACGTTACTCGTGAAGTTGTAGCTATGGGTATGACGAAAGTGGAAGTCTGGATTAAGGGTCCCGGGCCCGGCAGAGAGCCGGCTATACGTTCCCTTAGAGCGGCGGGATTAACAGTTACTAGTATCAGGGATTGTACTCCTGTCCCTCATAATGGCGTACGGCTCAAGAAACGCAGAAGAATGTAGTTAATTTTGATGAGTGCCGGGTTAATCCCGTCACTTTAATTGATATTGAATAATTTGATGATATACGGATCGAAATTCAGGGAGGTATTATTAAATGGCAAGGTATACTGGCCCCAAATGTAAATTATGCCGAAGAGAGGGAACAAAGCTCTTTCTTAAAGGGGACCGTTGTTACTCTGATCGTTGTGCTCTTGAAAAGAGGAATTATCCTCCGGGAGAACATGGAAGAATGAGATACAGACGCAGGAGTAATTACAGGCTCCAGCTTAGAGAAAAACAGAAATTACGTCGTCTCTACCAGCTCCTTGAGCGGAAATTTCATAACTATTTCAAGACCGCTGACAGTATGAAAGGTGTTACCGGGGAGAATTTGCTGATACTCCTTGAGACGAGACTTGACAACCTTATTTATAGAATGGGCTTTGCGCCGTCACGCGCGATGGCCAGACAGCTTGTGCTTCATAATCATATAGAAGTAAACGGGAAGAGAGTAAATATACCGTCTTATCGGGTAAAAGTTGGTGACAGGATAGCTCCAAGGGAAAAGAGCAGAAGTCTGCTTGTTATTGAAGAATCACTCAAGACGTACGGAAGCAGGGAGCATGTTCCTTATGTTTCAGTAGATGTCAACAAAAAAGAAGGCGTTTATGTTGAGGAACCCACAAGAGACTTGATCCCTGTGCCTATATCTGAGAATTTGATTGTGGAGCTGTATTCAAAGTAATTTACTGTAATTTTTCCACATAGTTGTTTGCGAACAGACAGGTGTGTGTTTGCTTACCCTGCAAGGAGGAAGATTTAATGAAATGGCGCAACCTTTTAATGCCAAAGGAAGTCGAAATAGATGAATCGGTTTCAACTCCTACTTTCGGAAGATTCAGGATTGAACCCTTCGAGAGAGGTTTCGGGTATACTATTGGAAATGGTCTTCGGAGAACCCTGATTTCTTCCATCCAGGGGGCGGCTGTAGTAGCTGTGAAAATCGACGGTGTCAGGCATGAATTTGATACAATTAAAGGGGTTAAAGAGGATGTAACGGATATTGTTCTTAACCTGAAACAATTAATACCTGTTATGCATTGTGACGAGCCGAAATTCCTGACTCTGGAAACAAAGAAAAAAGGAGAAATCACGGCTGCCGATATTAAAGCTGACGGAGATATTGAGATACTTAACAAAGATCTTCTGATTGCTACTGTTACAGAAGAAATTCCACTGAAAATGGAAATTCTGGTTGGTCACGGACGCGGGTATGTTTCATCAGAAATGCACAATCTTGATGATTATGAGATAGGGCTTATACCTATGGATGCCACTTTCAGTCCAATTATCAAGGTTGATTATGAAGTTAAGGATACACGTGTTGGACAGAAAATCGACTTTGATCGTTTAACTCTTGATATACATACAGACGGAAGCGTTACACCGCAAGACGCTCTTGGATTCGCGGCTAAGATTCTAAAGGATCACTTCCTGATGTTTATTCATTTTGACGAAGAACCGTTTGAAGAAGAGGAAGTTGAAGAAGTAGATGAAGAGCTGTTGAACATGAGAGAACTCTTTAACAGGAGTGTTGAAGAACTCGAATTGTCGGTAAGATCTTCTAATTGTCTGAAAGCGGCTAAAATCGAAACCCTTGGCGAGTTAGTAAGAAAATCTGAAAGCGAAATGCTTAAGTATCGTAATTTTGGACGCAAGAGTTTAAGAGAAATAACAGATATTCTCGATGGAATGGATCTTCATCTGGGAATGGATGTTGATAATATTATGGGGGATGATGAAAATACGAAAGGGGAGAAGAAGTAATGCGTCATAATCACGATCGTAGATCTCTAAACAGAACCGCTTCTCATCGGAAAGCTATGTTGAGAAATATGGTAACCTCACTTTTTAAGAGTGAAAGGATTAGAACAACACCAGCCAAAGCTAAAGAAGCTAGAAGGGTGGCGGAACATTTAATTACATTCGCCAAGCGCGGGGATATCTCGGCGAGACGGCAGGCGGCAAAAACCGTTAAGGAAGCAGATGTTCTAAGAAAGCTTTTTGATGATATAGGTCCCCGTTTTGCCGACAGGCAGGGCGGCTATACCCGTATTCTCAGGCTTGTCAATCGTCCCGGAGATAATGCCGATATGGTTTTGCTCGAACTTCTCAAAGCTGATGAAAAGAAACGCGGAAAGAAGAAGTCAATGAAAAAGTACCATAAGGTTGACGTTCCGGAAAATCCTCTGGCAGCTCAGGAGAAAAAATCCAGCAAAGAAGATAAAAAGGGCCAATCCCAAGATAGTGATAAAGAAGAAAAGCCGGTTGAAGAAGAAAAAAAAGAGCAGCCGGATAAGGATAAAGACAAGTCAGTGGGAAAGGAAGAGGGAGAGGGAAAAGAATAAGGTCGGTTATTCCCTTCAATCTGTCATAATCATCCTTAAATCTATCAAGCCCATTCTACTCGGCTGATTCATCGAGCCGTTTGGTGCGGGCAGAAGCTGAATCAGAGACGGCGATGGCCTTGCCAACCGCTTTTGCTCCCGGAAGGGCAG
Proteins encoded:
- the rpsK gene encoding 30S ribosomal protein S11, which translates into the protein MAKPGKKGKKQQKVKKKKRKVDAAGIAHIKSTFNNTIITITNYDGAVIKWSSPGKLGFKGSRKSTAFAAQQTAQDVTREVVAMGMTKVEVWIKGPGPGREPAIRSLRAAGLTVTSIRDCTPVPHNGVRLKKRRRM
- the map gene encoding type I methionyl aminopeptidase, with translation MIPLKTDSEVDLMRESSKILREALLTVGALVEPGITTAKLDRVAEEFIRSNGGEPGFKGYQGFPATICASVNSEVVHGIPGPRELKEGDIIGIDCGVIKDGYYSDSTRSFAVGRISPEAERLMKTTKEALEIGVDKVRPGNHISDISHAIQTHAEENGYSVVKQLTGHGVGRELHENPQIPNFGPPGKGPVIKTGMVFAIEPMLNEGTEDIMTLKDGWTIVTRDGSLSCHFEDTVVATDDKPEVLTK
- a CDS encoding adenylate kinase, which codes for MKIKERFFQLAENLIILGPPGAGKGTQAVRIADRLGIQHISTGDLLREAVSEGTELGNKAKDFMNKGLLVPDEVILGMISDRLSGDASGGWILDGFPRTLAQAEALSSLLEEKGVELGRVILIDVDPELLIKRLTGRRVCDSCGAVYNTAELGKDTKKCEKCGGTLITRDDDTEETVRQRLEVYSKQTSPVIDYYDETGLLVSIDGSSSIEDITSEIMEELD
- a CDS encoding DNA-directed RNA polymerase subunit alpha, whose amino-acid sequence is MKWRNLLMPKEVEIDESVSTPTFGRFRIEPFERGFGYTIGNGLRRTLISSIQGAAVVAVKIDGVRHEFDTIKGVKEDVTDIVLNLKQLIPVMHCDEPKFLTLETKKKGEITAADIKADGDIEILNKDLLIATVTEEIPLKMEILVGHGRGYVSSEMHNLDDYEIGLIPMDATFSPIIKVDYEVKDTRVGQKIDFDRLTLDIHTDGSVTPQDALGFAAKILKDHFLMFIHFDEEPFEEEEVEEVDEELLNMRELFNRSVEELELSVRSSNCLKAAKIETLGELVRKSESEMLKYRNFGRKSLREITDILDGMDLHLGMDVDNIMGDDENTKGEKK
- the rplQ gene encoding 50S ribosomal protein L17, coding for MRHNHDRRSLNRTASHRKAMLRNMVTSLFKSERIRTTPAKAKEARRVAEHLITFAKRGDISARRQAAKTVKEADVLRKLFDDIGPRFADRQGGYTRILRLVNRPGDNADMVLLELLKADEKKRGKKKSMKKYHKVDVPENPLAAQEKKSSKEDKKGQSQDSDKEEKPVEEEKKEQPDKDKDKSVGKEEGEGKE
- the rpsM gene encoding 30S ribosomal protein S13; translation: MARIAGVDIPDDKHIGIALTYIHGIGNSSAKKILEDAGIAFDVKTKDLREDQTVKIRDIIEDEYKVEGALRSDVTRGIKRLMDIGAYRGLRHRAGLPVNGQRTHTNARTRKGPRHRPGAKRK
- the rpsD gene encoding 30S ribosomal protein S4 translates to MARYTGPKCKLCRREGTKLFLKGDRCYSDRCALEKRNYPPGEHGRMRYRRRSNYRLQLREKQKLRRLYQLLERKFHNYFKTADSMKGVTGENLLILLETRLDNLIYRMGFAPSRAMARQLVLHNHIEVNGKRVNIPSYRVKVGDRIAPREKSRSLLVIEESLKTYGSREHVPYVSVDVNKKEGVYVEEPTRDLIPVPISENLIVELYSK
- the secY gene encoding preprotein translocase subunit SecY — translated: MIKKFQDIFSIPELKRRILFTVALLIVYRIGGHITAPGVNPLALKAFFQNQKGTIFALYDLFAGGNLSRATIFALGIMPYISASIIIQLLQAVIPYFEKLAKEGEEGRKKITQYTRYGTVLLAMVQSIGISYFLLSMNPGGGSVVTMSPLAFRILTVITMTAGTIFIMWLGEQISERGIGNGISLIIMVGILARYPGNFLNTWRAIKLGQITPFRMVFFAVIMVAVVAAVILITQGQRRIPVQYAKRIVGNKVYGGRSQYIPLRVNTAGVIPIIFAQSIMMFPSTIAMFFKGSTIISGIQAILAPGSWLYILLYAIIIIFFTYFYTAIILNPTDMAENMKKYGGFIPGIRPGKRTSDYIDRILTRVTLPGAIFLAFIAVLPDILMRRGGLPFYFGGTGLLIIVGVMLDTLKQVETHLLMRHYDGFMKKGHLRGRR
- the infA gene encoding translation initiation factor IF-1, with the translated sequence MVKQEGIPVEGTVIEALPNAIFRVELENEHVVLAHVSGKMRMNFIRILPGDKVALELSAYDLGRGRIVYRYK
- the rpmJ gene encoding 50S ribosomal protein L36; translation: MKVRSSVKKMCPNCKVIRRRGILRVICRDPKHKQRQG